A part of Candida albicans SC5314 chromosome 2, complete sequence genomic DNA contains:
- the SUV3 gene encoding ATP-dependent RNA helicase (RNA helicase; mitochondrial RNA catabolism; required for chlamydospore formation, embedded hyphal growth, wild-type respiratory growth, alkaline-induced morphogenesis and SD or Spider biofilm formation; rat catheter biofilm induced), whose amino-acid sequence MLLCQKPTYRLLRYSVKRYVASLYSLRGVSTRVNLIHRTYATTVAKDNIDHNDSSPVFNNNEVRFENINASIHPILLDLKNKLIKGKFDSPYTILNDQPSDVKTEIFQSFEQQLSKALSSKSTPENKITLVDYLNPTLDNISSLLHLISNNTYPNNFLEFSNLSSNNDLIMQLFTQLLHKIFLQYRIENASFEKPKVDFSNPAEWFPEARKMKRKIIMHVGPTNSGKTYNSLIKLSKSKTGYYAGPLRLLAREIYEKFNSQGIGCNLITGEEVVPSIDKYGKVSGIASGTIEMIPLHKKMDLCVIDEIQMIADPLRGSVWTNAVLGVLAHEIHLCGEESAVPFIQKMVEITGDELEIKKFNRLGKLTVEKSNTSLQQLKKGDCLVVFSKKKILKFKCDIERNTRLKVGVIYGALPPEIRSQEASKFNNGEYDVLVASDAIGMGLNLKINRIVFSGVNKFNGSTVEKLSVSQVKQIAGRAGRFSAQHGSKEGFVTALHRSSLVYIDQCLKTPVSEISKACIWPTSNIWRQYMANDPHKSSLSSVYENFLTNVLKFQSDNFFISELDQKVQLLNLVAKNRLLSTMIIDDQLTISETPINFRTSVNPKLLKNTVIKFYETIVKRDCKSILDFDFLDLELLSQNSFVGTDVMVPLQKVDKLEDMHRLVLLFLWLSQRFPTLFIDKDSAMEVKALVEKRINQELVNVERANSFFSDRSNGYEPRR is encoded by the coding sequence atgttgttgtgtCAAAAGCCAACATATAGACTACTAAGATATAGTGTTAAGAGATATGTGGCAAGTCTATATAGTCTACGTGGTGTTTCAACAAGAGTAAACTTGATCCATCGTACTTATGCAACTACAGTAGCAAAAGATAATATCGATCATAATGATCTGTCACCTGtttttaacaataatgaggtacgatttgaaaatattaatgCCCTGATACATCCAATACTTTTAGATTTGAAGAATAAACTAATTAAAGGTAAATTTGATTCACCTTACACCATTCTCAATGATCAACCATCAGATGTGAAAACTGAAATATTCCAGTCAtttgaacaacaactttCAAAAGCATTACTGTCGAAATCTACACctgaaaacaaaataactTTAGTAGATTATTTAAATCCTACCCTTGACAATATATCCCTGTTATTGCATTTAATTTCCAATAATACATACCCTAataattttcttgaattcAGTAACTTATCATCgaataatgatttgattatgCAATTATTCACTCAACTACTACACAAGATATTTCTCCAATATAGAATAGAAAATGCCTCATTTGAAAAACCTAAAGTTGATTTTTCTAACCCTGCTGAATGGTTCCCTGAAGCCAGAAAAATGAAACGGAAAATAATCATGCATGTGGGTCCAACCAATAGTGGTAAAAcatataattcattaataaaattatctAAAAGTAAAACCGGTTATTATGCTGGTCCTTTAAGATTACTTGCTCGTGAaatttatgaaaaattcaattcgCAGGGGATTGGATGTAATTTAATCACTGGAGAAGAAGTTGTTccttcaattgataaatatggGAAAGTGAGTGGTATTGCCTCAGgaacaattgaaatgaTCCCATTACATAAGAAAATGGATCTTTGTGTTATAGatgaaattcaaatgattgCTGATCCATTAAGAGGATCAGTATGGACCAATGCTGTTTTGGGTGTTTTAGCTCATGAAATTCATCTTTGTGGAGAAGAAAGTGCCGTTCCATTTATACAAAAAATGGTGGAAATCACTGGTgatgaattggaaattaaaaaatttaatcGATTAGGAAAATTGACAGTGGAAAAACTGAATACTAGtttacaacaattgaaaaaaggtGATTGTTTAGTGGTTTTCTctaagaagaaaatattgaaatttaaaTGTGACATTGAACGGAATACTAGATTGAAAGTTGGGGTCATATATGGAGCATTACCACCAGAAATTAGATCACAAGAAGCAtctaaatttaataatggAGAATATGATGTTTTGGTAGCCTCTGATGCTATAGGTATGggattgaatttgaaaataaatcgTATTGTTTTCAGTGGTgtcaacaaattcaatggTTCTACTGTAGAAAAATTATCTGTCCTGCAAGTTAAACAAATTGCTGGTCGAGCCGGAAGATTTAGTGCACAACATGGACTGAAAGAAGGGTTTGTTACAGCCTTACATAGATCAAGTTTGGTTTATATTGATCAATGTTTGAAAACACCAGTTTCAGAAATATCAAAAGCTTGTATTTGGCCCACAAGTAATATTTGGAGACAATATATGGCCAATGATCCTCACAAAAGTTCATTATCATCTGTCTATGAAAATTTCCTAACCAATGTGTTGAAATTTCAAagtgataattttttcatttctgAATTAGACCAAAAAGTTCAACTTTTGAATTTAGTTGCGAAAAACCGATTATTGTCAACCATGATAATAGATGATCAATTAACTATAAGTGAAACTCCTATTAATTTTAGAACTTCAGTTAATCCCAAATTGCTTAAAAATACTGTTATAAAGTTCTATGAGACTATTGTCAAACGTGATTGCAAATCGATATTGGATTTTGACTTTTTAGATTTAGAATTGTTATCACAGAATTCATTTGTTGGTACAGATGTTATGGTACCATTACAAAAAGTTGACAAACTCGAAGATATGCATAGgttagtattattatttctttggtTAAGTCAAAGATTCCCAACTTTATTCATTGATAAAGATAGTGCAATGGAAGTCAAAGCTTtagttgaaaaaagaattaatcAAGAATTAGTTAATGTGGAAAGAGCAAATAGTTTTTTCCTGGATCGATCAAATGGGTATGAACCTAGAAGATAA
- a CDS encoding non-specific serine/threonine protein kinase (Protein kinase of unknown function; mutants are viable), whose product MNGIGSSKVINNTAQLAAQFNDFYLEITSPKISQIGNYKIIKEIGEGAFGKAYLATHILLNINVVLKCGLIDDPNIVREIYYHKQLKHKNIVSLYEVIKTENHLWIALEYCQGGELYYYIYEKKRLELDECRNIFFQIVLGVKYVHSLNLSHRDLKLENILLADQKRTIVKLTDFGFIREFNPQSRKFLSTICGTTVYMAPELLTGQKYSGFVIDIWSMGVILYTMLNGMLPFDDDDEMKIQHKVINTEPMFYDHVPIDVNQLISKMLSKDPNQRPSLNEILNSSYLIDVYNKYLEKGTKRNSSGSGDAESIISINQHYNTVDRPFEAKIEKDLLRKLQRISFDTEELKATMYNNEINSLTAFYELLLTQEYSKKKQKYMREKKRKLYEAKKSLKKSRKRVKSVLSLSDQASGSQPLERIMSSLSIASNKNSSRHTSTIARKSLDKNDTTQIPPSPKSSQTSRLNIEIPSPRATNTSIALPPRSRRGSREISTTTAASSITADLNTPLRRTVSFVPDGRRLSQVISSEPKETIKKTNKSGKILHKLQFWKKNKGDEYQDDTISHYSTKSNHSKSTNDVMIESDGENPLELIVKGGNNSPIKFDNTMNSHQKMNTVPPEVLEQQRLDRFHKNDATRRQRENSNSDGQSGKLERPQQLQLQHHRQLSQSQSLNTGLSTSGIDSPHTPPSAENSRFARTRPSSMISQISQLSKLSQMSTMLSESELDILDETDTMDDDDDYDDEVYESSINTSQDNKLTGPNATPSSSNQGVKTSSKKRPTYRRGVASDTSITSTPSASGGGAGGGSGIISTIPKKKNSLSKLRSNSSEDISEDSYRFNDENMPMGRSGSPDLGKKRSFRALQQPIPLVNGTTSTSIAEKLNDATKMPYVRAPSPPIGFKYNAKANKKMMTTAINGNNNNNNNNQQQPPGYQDTKQVEDWIHNGTTGNTTTFTKSTIYQPVINEEEEENV is encoded by the coding sequence ATGAATGGGATAGGATCATCTAAAGttattaataatactgCACAATTAGCTGCacaatttaatgatttttatttggaaaTTACTTCACCGAAAATAAGTCAAATTGGCAATtataaaatcatcaaagaAATTGGAGAAGGAGCATTTGGTAAAGCATATTTGGCAACTCATATACTACTAAATATTAATGTTGTATTAAAATGTGGATTAATCGATGATCCTAATATTGTTCGAGAGATATATTAtcataaacaattgaaacataAGAATATAGTTAGTCTATATGAAGTTATCAAAACCGAAAATCATTTATGGATTGCATTAGAATATTGCCAAGGTGGTGAATTGTATTATTACATATATGAGAAAAAGAGATTAGAATTAGATGAATGTCgaaatatatttttccaaattgtCCTAGGGGTCAAATACGTTCattcattgaatttgaGTCATAgagatttgaaattagaaaacATACTTTTAGCTGATCAAAAAAGAACTATTGTTAAATTGACTGATTTTGGATTTATTAGAGAGTTCAACCCGCAAAGTAGGAAGTTTTTGTCAACTATATGTGGTACTACGGTATATATGGCCCCGGAATTGTTGACAGGTCAAAAATACTCCGGGTTTGTAATAGATATATGGTCCATGGGGGTGATATTATACACTATGCTTAATGGGATGTTACCAtttgatgacgatgatgaaatGAAAATCCAACATAAGGTCATTAATACGGAACCGATGTTTTATGATCATGTCCCCATTGACgtcaatcaattaatttcaaaaatgttACTGAAAGATCCTAATCAAAGACCTAGCTTGAATGAGATTTTAAATTCATCTTATTTGATTGACGTTtacaataaatatttagaaAAGGGCACCAAAAGAAATTCCAGTGGTAGTGGAGATGCCGAATCAATAATATCGATTAATCAACATTACAATACAGTGGATAGACCATTTGAGGCCAAGatagaaaaagatttaCTCCGCAAACTACAAAGAATAAGTTTTGATACCGAAGAATTAAAGGCAACTAtgtataataatgaaattaatctGTTGACTGCATTTTATGAGTTATTACTCACCCAGGAGTAttccaaaaagaaacagaaataCATGCGAGAAAAGAAACGGAAACTATATGAAGCCAAAAAATCACttaaaaaatcaagaaaaagagtGAAAAGcgtattatcattatcgGATCAAGCACTGGGATCTCAACCGTTAGAAAGAATCATGTCAAGTTTGAGTATAGCATCCAATAAAAATTCATCTAGACATACTCTGACTATTGCCAGGAAATCATTGGATAAAAACGATACTACTCAAATCCCGCCACTGCCCAAATCATCACAAACTAGTCGACTTAATATTGAAATACCTTCTCCAAGAGCTACCAACACCAGTATTGCCTTACCACCTAGGTCAAGACGTGGCTCTCGAgaaatttcaacaacaacggCAGCATCGAGCATTACCGCTGATTTGAATACGCCTTTACGTCGTACTGTATCATTTGTTCCTGATGGAAGAAGGCTATCACAAGTAATATCATCAGAACCTAAAGAGACAATTAAAAAGACAAACAAGAGTGGCAAAATACTACACAAGCTTCAGTTttggaagaaaaataaaggTGATGAATATCAAGATGATACCATTTCTCATTATAGTACTAAATCAAATCACAgtaaatcaacaaatgatGTGATGATAGAGTCAGATGGTGAAAACCCATTAGAACTTATTGTCAAAGGAGGTAATAACAGTCCAATAAAATTTGACAATACTATGAATAGCCaccaaaaaatgaatacTGTCCCACCAGAAGTTTTGGAACAACAAAGACTAGATAGGTTTCACAAGAATGATGCTACACGGAGACAACGAGAAAACTCAAATTCAGATGGACAATCTGGGAAATTGGAACGACCgcaacaacttcaacttcaacacCATCGCCAGCTACTGCAACTGCAATCTTTAAATACTGGTTTAAGTACGAGTGGTATTGATTCACCTCATACACCACCATCTGCAGAGAATTCACGATTTGCTCGGACTCGACCTTCATCCATGATATCACAAATAAGTCAATTGAGTAAATTGAGTCAAATGTCTACTATGTTGTCGGAATCTGAGTTGGATATTCTTGACGAAACCGATACAATggacgatgatgatgattatgatgatgaagtaTATGAATCTAGTATAAACACATCACAAGATAATAAGTTGACTGGACCTAATGCTACAccatcatcttcaaatcAAGGAGTAAAAACTTCTAGCAAGAAGCGACCAACTTATAGACGAGGAGTTGCCTCTGATACTTCGATAACATCAACACCTTCAGCttctggtggtggtgcaGGCGGTGGCAGTGGCATTATTTCCACTATAccgaaaaagaagaattcaTTATCGAAATTGAGGAGCAATTCGTCAGAAGACATATCTGAAGATTCATATCGTTTCAATGATGAGAATATGCCTATGGGTAGATCAGGATCTCCTGACCTCGGTAAAAAGAGAAGTTTCCGAGCTTTACAGCAACCTATCCCTTTGGTCAATGGTACTACTTCTACTTCGATTGCAGAAAAACTCAATGATGCTACAAAAATGCCATATGTTCGAGCTCCATCTCCACCTATCGGATTTAAATATAATGCTAAAGCAAACAAAAAGATGATGACAACTGCTATTAATGgaaataacaacaataataataataaccaGCAACAACCTCCAGGTTATCAAGACACTAAACAAGTTGAAGATTGGATTCATAATGGTACTACAGGAAATACAACTACGTTTaccaaatcaacaatttatcaacCGGTTATCAatgaagaggaagaagaaaatgtaTAG
- a CDS encoding uncharacterized protein (Protein of unknown function; Hap43-induced gene): MSSVIVVDSELKDSIQEYSQIIDNIKKSHDFSASIKSLLPEKGEELTNKSELYKQILNVSTSENLKQLTEKEFEPTFYLLIYILIQLSNQNEVLNNEKSPIFQTLLEINPQQPPSLRDRKSIKSTSILSILSTVFNLLPVSSTTRVFILKQILKVIKTSGIDFNLIQDNIGSNLINWLKESKTNEQEIKTIFWEFIKLDGTFSEKSLKLIKDFTHSNTLSTQELHELIYIALSSKTVDVSFLVNTNVAQALSNNNKSDDKLVSVFNKYVHGEIISIEEIPNDLPAKFIHSKSKILSLAKFFADASTSSSSSTNHDGIIFKYNEIPNVKSSLEFEQTLVEAIKVGVIEGKLNQVEETFYLSRVNRFILAGEDNTKNWENVKLVLKQWQNSLNDINNIVKTARENIVNNNAN, translated from the coding sequence atgtCATCTGTTATAGTAGTGGATTCTGAATTAAAAGATTCTATTCAAGAATATAGTCAAATCATTgacaatataaaaaaatccCATGATTTTTCTGCATCcatcaaatcattattgcCAGAAAAAGGTGAAGAATTAACCAATAAATCAGAAttatataaacaaattttgaatgTTTCCACTAGtgaaaatttaaaacaattaacTGAAAAGGAATTTGAACCAACATTTTATTtgttaatttatattttaattcaaCTTTCCAATCAAAATGAAGTTTTaaacaatgaaaaatcTCCAATTTTCCAAACATTATTAGAAATTAACCCTCAACAACCACCATCTTTAAGAGAtagaaaatcaattaaatcgACTTCGATATTGTCTATATTAAGTacagttttcaatttattgcCTGTTAGTTCCACTACTAgagttttcattttgaaacaaattttaaaagtCATTAAAACATCAggaattgatttcaatttgattcaagATAACATTGgttcaaatttgattaattggttaaaagaatcaaaaacaaatgaacaagaaatcaaaactatATTTTGGGAGTTTATTAAATTAGATGGTACATTTAGtgaaaaatcattgaaattaattaaagatttCACTCATTCCAATACTTTATCTACTCAAGAATTACatgaattaatttatattgCATTATCTTCTAAAACTGTTGATGTATCATTTTTGGTCAATACTAATGTTGCTCAAGCTTtatccaacaacaacaaaagtgatgataaattagtttctgttttcaataaatacGTTCATGGAGAAATcatatcaattgaagaaattccAAATGATTTACCAGCaaaattcattcattcCAAATCTAAAATTTTGTCTTTGGCCAAATTTTTCGCTGATGCTTCTACCTCCTCATCATCTTCTACCAACCATGATggtattattttcaaatacaatGAAATACCAAATGTCAAATCTAGTTTAGAATTTGAACAAACATTAGTTGAAGCAATTAAAGTTGGTGTCATTGAAGGTAAATTAAATCAAGTTGAAGAAACTTTCTACTTGAGTAGAGTCAATAGATTTATATTAGCTGGTGAAGATAACACTAAGAATTGGGAAAATGTTAAATTAGTATTGAAGCAATGgcaaaattcattaaatgatATTAACAATATTGTTAAAACTGCTAGAGAAAACATTGTTAACAATAATGCTAATTAG